The Falco rusticolus isolate bFalRus1 chromosome 4, bFalRus1.pri, whole genome shotgun sequence genome includes the window TTGAATGTTTGCACctcaaattaatgaaaattcatCCAAGTAATGAGTTATTCAGAGTAAGGGTGGCATACTCTGCTAGATTtggttttcaaataaaaatcaacaaaacccacacaaaaaaaagcaaccaaaaataAGCCCTAATTTCAAAGTTCCGTTGCCTTTAAAAGGCTACCCACTGAAGAATGTGGACTCAGCTAACAAAAGTCCTGTTCCTTTTGTGTTAGACACACCAGTGAACTGcttatacttaaaaaaaaaaaaaaaaaataaaaatggctgAAGTTCCCCTATTGGTAATTTGGTTTAGACATATGTGATAAACTTCTTcagatacactttttttttctttggcaggAAGGTGCCATGCTGCAGGTAACTAATGAAGAAGTGGTCAACCACAGAAACGCttcaagaaataagaaattctGTATCATCAGAAAATAGTTGTTTTTGCTGCCTTCATTAAAAATCTAGAGGTTAAATGAATACTGATAAAACATCACAATTAGTACAGCTCCCTGtaatgctgggttttttaaattatagtaATAATGTCTTGTAAACCTTTCGAATAAAATTCAGATTCCTTAGGAGAAACAAATCACTAATGTTAAAATAGCAAACATTCTGTGAGTAGAAAGTTTaactacatatttttataactttcatagctttaaaataaagtatttttataccAAAGTAGTTCTAGTGTAATGCTTAATAAAAAACCTTAGTGTGTGTCTAACATTAAATAATGTTTATGTGCAGCTTTTAGACCCTTTCATGATTTGAAACATTAAGTTTTGAGgtgaatttaaaacaaaaaagtcaacTTGGCAAGTGTATTCACAGAACTTGTATCTCTGTCCGTAGGCATCTGTTCTCTGTCGGGAGAAACAGTGCTACAAATTAAAAGTGCTGATCTTTTTGCTGTTGGACacaattgctttaaaatagctttttggctgtgttttatattacttttataaaaatacctCCTCCTTTCCTGTTAATGAAACTAACCGCTTCAGACAGTTTGTCAAAATGTGATAGGACAATAGTTTTATCCTTTTTACCTGTAAAGAGCTTTTAGCATCAAGAGAGAAAGACTGAACGGAACGTACCAGAACTGTACTACTGATAGATGcatgttggggggggggggggcaacaaaacccaaacccaaacaaaaaagccaccaccaaaccaaactGCAAGTGTGAGCTTGGGAAAGCTTCAGCTGGGAATGTATCTGAGGGAAGCTATCTTCAGTCTGTACTATTTTACTCTGGTCCCTACATACACAGTTTATTCTGAACTTGAAATTTATATGCTTGCTTTGGCAGAATCATTATGTCTTTAACATTATATAAttcaaaaatactatttaagGATTCACATAcgaattttttttgtgtttcttaagTTGCACTTTGAAGTATTTGCATAGGTAACCAGTGGGCTGCAATGGAAGCAGAAAACGAAGATGCACAATCtgctttactttcttctttccagcagAATGAGTTGACCAGATGATAAGGAATTTGCCTTCTTTCCTGTAACTTAGATTTAGTTGATGGaagtttttctttacagttGCCAAGTCCACATCCATGACATAACACACTTCAAAAAGGagtaattgtttttttctgtttgagatactttcagcagttttgcaaCAAAGTTCAAAACCTATTTGAATTAATGTCATTATATTTTCCATATTGAggtggttttaattttgataCGCTGGTGATGGGGGAGGGGAGTGTATAGGGGACAGCATTACGCAAAAACTCAGCTACTGGGTATTTGAAGTCTTGAAAGGTAGGAGTAAGTTTCCTGTTGTCTTACTGTTGAACTTCcatgacttttctttcttactatGTGCCTAAGGATTGAAGCAAGTGACAGTCACAGTGTTCACTGATGAATTCAGTGAGGGAAATCATTGTTTTAAGTCAACTGAACACTGAAAGCCAGcaacttgaaataaaaaccagcaTGTGGTTAATTACTGGTTGTCAGTTTGTAGGCAATGTATACTTTATTTCTAAGTAGTTGGTTTTTATGTCACTCTGCagactttgttttgaaagtaaCGGTGGCATTGCGGGTCAGGATGCTTCAGTGTACTAAGAACCGAGGATGAGGTTGTTGGTACTAGGCCCAGCTTGCCCCCAGCAAACACTTTATAAACTGAGTGAAGAATGTGGAAGACAACCAACTTGTTGGTAACTGGTATGGGAGCAAACTACAGTGTGTGACTTACGTTTATGAAGTGGTGAAGAGAGGTCAGTACTAGGGCTCTGGCTGCTCAGACTTTGTGTTGTCTGCGTTACTTACAATGCAAGTTGAGTCTCATCCACTTCTTCTACTTACGCTTCAGGTGCTGAAAGTGTTAAGGGAAATGTGCAAAATTGCTCTCAATACTGTAAAACTTGCAGGAATTTAACATTGTCACGTGTAGGGAAGAAGACTGCATTCTTCTGGTTTGACGATGAATGTGCATACTACCTTGGGGATGAAATCATGCTacttctggggaagaaaaagcaccCCCCAAACCCCATAGATCTGAGTTTTGAAGCGGCTGTCAGCCGAGTTTGTTTTGGCAGCTTGACCGCATTTGTGAAAGAGGACGATTTGCTGGGAACATACTGGAGCAGCACATTCCCTACTGTAGCTGtagtgtttcagttttgtgaTGCAAGTGGAATCCCATAATAACTGCTGTTActtccctcttccccacccccccccccccccccccccagtaagGGAGATGccaccttttcttctccctcatACACAGTGATACGGTAGGAACGCGTAGCAGTGTCACGGCAGGGTTTGCCTGTGTAACGATTCTGTGTGCACGCTGTCCCTTTTAACGGTTCTTGATTGCAGCTAGTGTCGGTTTGCGTTGCAGCAGAAGTTTCAGTGTTTTTAGAAGTTACTCAGTTCATGAAGCAAGAACAGGTTTCTTTATCAACAGTAAAAGTAAACGGTGTTTAAATGGCTGTGTGACTTGCCTGACAGTGCGAAGAAGTAAGAAACAGTGTTCTTACCTCCCTGCCAGTGTTTGGGGACCATGTAGTTTATGAACTAGCTCGTGTGGCCTCCCATGCTGCTCCATTGTATGAACAAGGTGACTGTGGGCAAGTCCCAGAAAATTGCTGTTTCCCCCAAGATCTTGCCAACACGTGATTCCTGCCCACCTCGCTTTTATTTGGTCTGTTCCTGGGCATTCTTGTATGAAAATCAATGGCTGGTGCAGTTAATGGAGTCTTAGTAGTAGCTGTTGCAGCAGCTATCGAGTTGCTGCAATGCTTTCACGAGGTGTGCTACAGTAATGATTTCACATGGCTACACGTGTCATCtcagtttggtttatttaataAACAGTACTGCACTAAACCTGGTGTTGAGTGTCCTGTTGCCTTATTTATAGgcctctgcctgctctgtccTCGAGATGTTGGAACCATACTGGTGGCTCCTTGAGATACAAATGTAGTGTGTGTATTTTGGGGCAAATAACAAGCTGTTAAACTGATCTTGATGAAGTTGCTTTGTCCTTTGAAGTGTCTTACTCCAGTTACCCCGTTTAAACTAGATTGTAAGCTCTTGAGCAGGAATGGTCTTCACTTGTACAATTTAGCTTCTGTAAAAAGCCAGCTCTGCTGAATAAAGCGAACGCAAAGCTAAAGCTGCGCTGCAGTGCAGGACTGTTGGTGGTCATTCGAAAGTGGAGTTGCACAGCGGTACGCGTTGCCTctgcggggaggggagggctggtTTAAAGTAGTAAACTTGGGTTTGTTTCTAATGGATGCTTCTCTGGAAGAGGTATGGGTCGAAGTGCTGATGCTGTTCCGCAGTGCCAATGCGTGGCATTGCTGGCAGTAACGGGAAAGTTAATGTGTATGCTTTGTGAATTCCTTGCCACCCACCGTTTCTCCTTTTTACTCAACCTTTCCTAACCTCTTGCAGATAACCTCTTACTTCTCATTCAGTTTACCACTCAAATGTTACAGACTACTTAATAGCTTTACCATGGGAACGATACTTTAATGAGAACAACAGCTACATCTACAATCCTCAGCTTTGCAGTTTCGTAGCAGTGTCGCaagttttaaaagtgttttttcattGTTCCTACTTCAGGGAGATGCTTTTTCTCCATGTTGAGTATTCAGTGAGGTAGGATGCTAGCCCTAGGAAGTCTGATACCACGTTGTGTCTTTTTACACAATGGTAGTTCCCGGTTTGCACGCTTGGGCTTTCAGTTCCTTGAAAGATAGATCTACCAGTAAGAAAGCCAAGATTGACTGTAGTCAGGGGTTTCCCCTCTTTTACGATCATTTCagttaaaagttttatttaatgctCTTCCTGAATCGCTGCTCAGCTCCTGTACAGTGTACAGTCCAAGGCCGTTGCGTGAAGCATATTAAAAGTAGCTTCTGGAATCCTTTGTCTTGGGAGGAAGTCTTGCTATAAACCCTCTTTCCTTATCCGTCTAGCCTAACTTTTAACACTACAAGGTCATGGAAATGAGGTGTAAGCAAGATAAGGCAATGTTTGGagttggttgggggtttttttggggtgggtttcAAACAGGCTAGTCACGGAAAGGGAAGACGCTTCCAAAAGTGTCGGCAGTTTTTAGGTGAAATTGAATGGTGGTCtactaaaatggaaaaaacaggacATCATCCTGAATTCTGCCtacagttttgtcttttctgtggGTGGGTAGCTGAAGGTTTTAAGAAAATTACGTAGTGCATCCAGCCCTGATGCTCTGTCTGTGTCATTGGCACTACTCACAGTCCACCCAAAATTCACGCGAGAGGGTTGTGTTAGGGGTGCGGTTGCTAGTTGTGTTCTCAGAAACTGTGATCCATATGTAAATTTCTTCGTAGAAATACAGTTGTTGAACAATAATGAGTGTAATTGGCAGAGGGCAGTTCGTGATAACTTTCCAATGTGCAGATACGCAGGTAAGGGGATGGGGTTGGGGCCGATGTCTCTGCTTTCTATGCTTCAGCTGGAGCATGCTACTTCCTATTGGGATTGCTTGAAAGAGTTCAGCGTGGTTCCCCATTTTCAGCAGGTGCCAAAATGTAACCATGCAACTGTTCCTCAGTTGGGTGTATGTTTTACTCCACTAGTAGCTGGCTTTTGTATGCAGAATCCCCAGAACTTGCTCTCTAATGCTACTGAATGAGTGGGCATCAGGAGGTTtaaccatttttaattttaaaaaagaatatatttttttttctcccctccttcgTAGGACTGTAGAAACTTGTGAGactaaaacagaaatacttggGCTTCTGGTTTTATCAGTTATAGGCCTATCTTGTCAGAATGTGTGCACGTGGGCCACTTAGACCTGGTCCTGCAAAGGCTACCTGCAtgcactttaaaatgtttatgtcACTCAATTAAAAGATGAGAATTGTGCTCACTCAAAcatactatttatttttcctggaacTAGAAATAAAGGTCACAATTAATTTTATGTACCCGTTACCTGTGGCATGTTTTGGTTGATGAGCTAGCAATTAAATAAATGCCTTGTGAATACCGGTTAGGATGGAGATGCTTCACACTGATGCTCAACCAAGAGCAAGAAATTTCAGGGCCTCACTAGTGAAAGTTTCCACTATGAATTTACTCTATCAGTTTGAGGCTGTGGCAAAACTGGCAAGATGCATGTGTTTGTTTataaagaaatcttttaatataaaatgcagaGGAAACTGTTCAAACTGGCTCTTTTCATTATCGGTAATTCAGTGCGTTCTGAGGCAGTGCGctctttttagaaaataacCACTCGATGCTACCAGGTGCTGCGCACACAAGAGCAAACAAACATTATTTACATGCTAGTGGCATAGTTTATTTCTTCAAAAGGGATAATTTGGCATTTAAACTTGTATTGCATGTATGTGTAGTTTTCCTGTGTTTGGTGCAAGTGCTTTTTCTGACATACCTGATCATCAAGTTGCTATGTTGTCATCATCCCATAATCagtgagattttcttttaatgggttttgttgataaaagatataaaaagtatttcttgcTATCTAGTTGTTAGTAATTCTTTTAATATCTTATGAACTAGTATACTTCTAACATTCCATATAATTCACTACATGCCTTTCAggccatctttttttccagacccTTTTCAGGttgtaaaatagaaaaggaTAAGGTGTTGCGAATAAGCATGAGAGTGAATAAAATGTCATCTTCTtcatagcaaaaataaatatcaaaactAAAAGTTCATCTCTTCATTCCAAGCCATTGTTGGAGTGTAACCTCATTATCACAAGTACAGATAAATAGCAATTTGCTTCagtttaatttactttaaaggtttagggagacaaaaaaaaataatccacaacattgaagatactttaaaaataccagttttaaaaagttaaaaggaaaaacttcagTACTTTTCCAGGAATGTATCCAaatggggagaagagggaaggtaCACAAATAAATGCATCACAAACCAGGAAACGACGGGGAACTCATTCACCATTACTCACtttcatggaagaaaagctgagaatgATTCAGTTGCAGAGGATGAAGGTAAGAAAATATTGAATCAGAtacaagttatttttcagaatctATTTGCAGATGTTCCATACGAGTGTAAAATTAACCGGCATGTTATGTTTGCTTGGAGCCATGATGGTGAAAGCAATAAGCAAAAATGCAATTGCTTCCTCAGCCTCTCTCCTCAAAGGGAAActaggaaaagcagaacagctctgaacaaatgcaaagcacagagtATCTCTTAGGAATACATAAACCCACAGTGAATTTAAGGTGAAGATTAAATTGAgctacagtttttctttcagtgctaaaaaagaataaaataaggTCACTTTGTGTATGAAGAATCAGGTACTgaaaccacatttttcttctacGTGTATCTTTGATctaaagcttgctttttttccccattaatgctctcctccttcccccatcaCCCGAATTCCTAGTTTTACACAGGTCTATATAACTACGCTTACACCAATGGCCTAGCTCCTTTAATTctaattaaaacagatttcatCATTCTGGAAGCCTCAGCTGGCAGCCCTTCTAACAGATCAGTCAGTTGGGTTTGCCAGACCCTTGAACATCCAGTCTTCTCAAATGTAGTCTTTTCTGCGTGTATTATTGTAGTCAATGACCTCCGGTCTTCACGTAAATATTGTTatgctttcaggaaaataaaacctaataGATCTTCAGCcatcttatttttgtttctgctcttttttgttgtcttgtttctgttttgatgtgACAAAGTGTTTGGGCATTATGAAAACACTGCTATCACTATGGCAACAAATGACATATTGGCGTGGGTTAACAGGTCTACCCTGGTCGTCCCTCAATCTACTGAAAATGTCACGGTACAAgttgtttaatttttgcttcATCTGCCTGATTGATCTGCTGCACTGAGAGTGCTCCTTTTTAAGGCTTTCCTTTTGTGTCTGAAGGTTACACACATCTTCTTCCAAGCTAAGAATTGCATTCAGTTTGCGTTTACGACAATTTTGAACTGCGAccttgttttttcctcttcgTCTGATGTCACGTAGAAGTAATACCTGAGTATCTGTCAGGTGGTTCTTTGCTAGCAAGGTTTTGAAAGAGTCCATAGGCATGCTCACAATTTCATCATCTGAAAACGGTATTCTCAGAGCTTCTGCATGGCATTCATCGCTGCTAGGGTTTGTATCAGTAGAATTGTGGCACTTACCCTTTACTTTGTTTGGTTTCTTCATCTGCATCTGTTGATGATGCTCTGGAGTGGATGCTGGTTGACCTGGCAGCTGATTATAAGTGTGGGTATGAAGAAACTGCTCAAGTGTCGCTTCTCTAGAACACTCTGAATCACCTGGATATTCCACGTGGCCATATTTAGTGTGTTCTTGGCAATGGCTACCAACAGCTCCTAAGCCATGTGAAGAAGCAGATTTAACATCACTGCTGTACCCAAAACCACCTTCACTACAGACTGAGTAAGAGGTGGTGCTATGATTCGAATTCAAAGACAGTCCTGAATCTGAGCCAGCTTCTTCAAAGAGCTGAGAAACTTCTCTAGGATGAAAGCCTTCCTCCAAAGCCAAAACCGTGAATTTAATTTCATCAAAATTACCATCAGGGGCTATTAGGTTTCTGATGTCATCAACTGAAAACAGCCCTGTCAGATCCGACCCATGAAGTAATGATTCTGGATTTGTGATATTAGTGGTTGA containing:
- the NFE2L3 gene encoding LOW QUALITY PROTEIN: nuclear factor erythroid 2-related factor 3 (The sequence of the model RefSeq protein was modified relative to this genomic sequence to represent the inferred CDS: inserted 2 bases in 1 codon), translated to MRAQGRLGETPYGSGRAAPPRGTAVRGELRLGPDVDLKACQEALDHCCPRQGDDQLELQEKEEEDINQRNHNHLYSLLXEGYLQLLSSQMENLLEVGLLEDMQVATSSRSQDPSSSHHNISFIQTHHQCFSPRDATILSTDYPTQSNSETHLQMQESFPQSTTNITNPESLLHGSDLTGLFSVDDIRNLIAPDGNFDEIKFTVLALEEGFHPREVSQLFEEAGSDSGLSLNSNHSTTSYSVCSEGGFGYSSDVKSASSHGLGAVGSHCQEHTKYGHVEYPGDSECSREATLEQFLHTHTYNQLPGQPASTPEHHQQMQMKKPNKVKGKCHNSTDTNPSSDECHAEALRIPFSDDEIVSMPMDSFKTLLAKNHLTDTQVLLLRDIRRRGKNKVAVQNCRKRKLNAILSLEEDVCNLQTQKESLKKEHSQCSRSIRQMKQKLNNLYRDIFSRLRDDQGRPVNPRQYVICCHSDSSVFIMPKHFVTSKQKQDNKKEQKQK